The following coding sequences lie in one Leptolyngbya sp. 'hensonii' genomic window:
- a CDS encoding bifunctional YncE family protein/alkaline phosphatase family protein gives MQRIIHFNLLKSRGSLLLAGLAAFLAAVFLGATMVPAISVPIQNVLVGNVNVGKDAAVLPTGQLITPTAAPGSTFSRLATGLRADGAADANGGITTALSPDGKTLLVLTSGYNTGFRTESGQSITYPVLDPVTGQPSSTTTGKAEWVFVYDVSSGNLVKQQQINLPNTFAGMVWAPDGQKFYVSGGIDDRVYVYRRNGNTFVPDAPFILLGHNSNQTAPLPSYDGGLLKETPAAIASTGAVVAGLDVSRDGKTLVVANFENDSISIVDTATRKVIKEVKFFVPGNTIATGEYPFWVQIVSSDNGAAAKVYVSSQRDNEVMVYNFKHDSVARIPVGNQPNKMLLSPNQQFLFVTNGNSDSVSVISTQLDQALQTFPLSRPGEKYKGSNPNSLALSPSGSRLYVTLGGENAVVVVDLGNGKVLKNDEDEQDKGLLDELYEISKSGKTPPVLGRIPTAWYPNAVTVSQDGKKLFVVNLKGNAGPNPAGGRTTAAGRARNTTFRSEYILALQKGGISVIPVPKKQDLEALSKQVDFNNGFIFRDKDDRVMDALKGKIKHVLYIIKENRTYDQVLGDLPFGNGDPQLTLFPEAITPNHHKLAKEYVTFDNFYDSGSISGDGWGWSTFGRTTDYTEKTVHVLYGNGFSGLTYDYEGNNRFVLPALPNSASNPSQTTVRITSLLDPTGNSSILPGSTDVSAPSGNSDLSPKAKGGYLWDTALRAGKTVRMYGAAADLSDFYYANVGGCDPLKPCPGNPLYLPISRTPFKDGLPQGAASKVVLLDKTDLYFRGYDQKQPEIYSFEEWKRDVEAYKKQYGSMPNLMVMAFDHDHFGSFGSAVAGVNTPELQMADNDYALGLVVEYLSQQPEWKETAIFVLEDDAQDGPDHVDAHRSLGYIISPYTKLGKLVSSNYNTVNMIRTIEDVLGLDYIGITDANARAMSDGFRTKLDKASVAPYAAIVPGNLCKAPVDPALVPACQDPNALKTAAVGSRHDATWWAKATEGFDFDHVDQVDSDGFNQVLWSGIKGEEVPYPTERSGLDLRRQRDRLLQGQNS, from the coding sequence ATGCAAAGGATTATTCATTTCAATCTGCTCAAGAGCAGAGGGTCATTGCTCTTGGCAGGGCTGGCTGCTTTTCTTGCAGCAGTCTTCTTGGGAGCGACAATGGTGCCTGCCATTAGTGTTCCAATTCAAAATGTGCTGGTTGGTAACGTGAATGTGGGTAAGGATGCTGCCGTCTTACCTACAGGACAGCTTATTACTCCGACAGCGGCTCCTGGCTCTACCTTTAGCCGACTTGCCACCGGGTTGCGGGCTGATGGTGCAGCAGATGCTAACGGAGGAATTACAACCGCCCTCAGCCCTGACGGGAAAACGCTCCTGGTATTGACCAGTGGCTATAATACGGGCTTTAGAACCGAAAGTGGTCAAAGTATCACCTATCCGGTTCTCGATCCAGTGACTGGCCAGCCTTCCAGCACAACAACTGGAAAAGCTGAGTGGGTATTTGTCTATGATGTCAGTAGCGGCAATCTGGTGAAGCAACAGCAGATTAATTTGCCAAATACCTTTGCTGGCATGGTCTGGGCTCCCGATGGTCAAAAGTTTTACGTTTCGGGAGGGATTGACGATCGGGTTTATGTCTATCGCCGCAATGGCAACACCTTTGTTCCTGATGCCCCCTTTATTCTGTTGGGACATAACTCCAATCAAACCGCACCGCTCCCCTCCTATGACGGGGGCTTACTGAAAGAAACCCCGGCAGCCATTGCTTCCACGGGTGCTGTGGTCGCGGGTCTGGATGTTAGCCGGGATGGTAAAACCCTGGTGGTTGCCAACTTCGAGAATGACTCTATCTCGATCGTGGATACGGCAACCCGCAAGGTGATCAAAGAAGTGAAGTTCTTCGTTCCAGGGAATACGATCGCTACGGGTGAATACCCCTTCTGGGTCCAAATCGTCAGTTCCGACAATGGGGCTGCTGCCAAAGTGTATGTCAGCAGCCAGCGGGACAATGAAGTCATGGTTTACAACTTCAAGCATGATAGCGTTGCTCGCATTCCGGTTGGCAACCAGCCCAATAAGATGCTGCTATCCCCCAATCAACAATTTCTGTTCGTGACCAATGGCAATAGTGACAGCGTTTCTGTCATTAGTACCCAGCTTGATCAAGCCTTGCAGACGTTCCCCCTCTCCCGCCCTGGTGAGAAATATAAAGGATCTAATCCTAATTCCCTGGCCCTCAGCCCCAGCGGCAGTCGGCTCTATGTCACATTAGGTGGCGAGAATGCAGTCGTCGTTGTGGATTTGGGCAACGGGAAAGTCCTGAAGAACGACGAGGACGAACAAGATAAAGGGCTGCTGGATGAACTCTATGAGATCAGCAAGTCTGGAAAAACCCCACCTGTGCTTGGACGGATTCCGACAGCCTGGTATCCCAACGCTGTCACGGTAAGCCAGGACGGCAAAAAACTGTTCGTGGTTAACCTGAAGGGAAATGCAGGGCCTAATCCCGCTGGTGGCCGCACGACTGCCGCAGGCAGAGCACGGAATACAACCTTCCGCAGTGAGTACATTCTGGCACTTCAGAAAGGTGGCATCTCTGTGATTCCCGTGCCCAAGAAGCAAGATCTGGAGGCTTTAAGCAAGCAGGTTGATTTCAACAACGGCTTCATCTTCCGTGACAAAGACGATCGGGTGATGGATGCGTTGAAGGGCAAGATTAAGCATGTTCTCTACATTATTAAAGAGAACCGCACCTACGACCAGGTTCTGGGTGATCTCCCCTTCGGTAATGGGGATCCTCAATTGACCCTCTTCCCAGAAGCCATCACACCGAACCACCACAAACTGGCCAAGGAATATGTCACCTTCGACAACTTCTATGACAGTGGCTCGATTAGTGGCGACGGTTGGGGTTGGTCTACCTTTGGGCGCACCACCGACTACACCGAGAAGACTGTACATGTCCTCTATGGGAACGGTTTCAGCGGTTTAACTTACGACTATGAAGGTAACAACCGCTTTGTCTTACCCGCCCTGCCCAACAGTGCATCCAATCCTTCCCAGACAACGGTGCGGATCACGTCCTTGCTCGACCCAACTGGCAATTCTTCGATTCTGCCGGGGAGTACGGATGTCTCAGCCCCCAGCGGCAACAGTGACTTAAGTCCTAAGGCCAAGGGAGGATATTTGTGGGATACGGCACTGCGAGCAGGTAAAACTGTCCGCATGTATGGTGCTGCCGCCGACCTGAGTGACTTCTACTACGCCAATGTGGGTGGGTGTGATCCTCTGAAGCCCTGTCCGGGTAACCCTCTCTATCTTCCTATCAGCCGCACACCATTCAAGGATGGGCTTCCTCAAGGTGCTGCGAGTAAAGTTGTGCTGTTGGATAAGACCGACCTTTACTTCCGGGGGTATGACCAGAAGCAACCAGAAATCTATTCTTTTGAAGAGTGGAAGCGGGATGTGGAAGCATACAAGAAACAGTATGGTTCCATGCCTAACCTGATGGTGATGGCCTTTGACCATGACCACTTTGGAAGTTTTGGTAGTGCGGTGGCAGGTGTCAATACACCAGAATTGCAAATGGCTGACAATGACTATGCCCTGGGCCTGGTGGTGGAATACCTGAGCCAACAACCCGAATGGAAAGAAACAGCCATTTTCGTGCTGGAAGATGATGCTCAGGATGGTCCCGATCACGTGGATGCCCACCGCTCTCTGGGATACATTATCTCTCCCTATACCAAATTGGGTAAGCTGGTCAGCTCCAACTACAACACGGTCAACATGATCCGGACGATCGAAGATGTCCTGGGTCTGGACTACATTGGCATTACAGATGCGAATGCTCGGGCTATGTCCGACGGTTTCCGCACAAAGCTGGATAAGGCCAGCGTCGCGCCCTATGCCGCGATCGTGCCAGGGAACCTGTGTAAGGCTCCGGTTGACCCAGCTCTGGTTCCTGCCTGCCAGGATCCGAACGCTCTGAAAACGGCTGCCGTTGGATCGCGCCATGATGCCACCTGGTGGGCCAAGGCCACAGAAGGCTTTGACTTCGACCATGTGGATCAGGTGGATTCCGATGGTTTCAACCAGGTTCTATGGTCTGGGATTAAGGGAGAAGAAGTCCCCTATCCCACGGAACGGAGTGGCTTAGATCTGCGTCGTCAGCGCGATCGCCTGCTGCAAGGACAGAATAGCTAA
- a CDS encoding PD40 domain-containing protein, giving the protein MGVVAFFSVVALGITALPSISFPPSNIPVSNLPNQVAVLPTGKVVTPTAAPGSKFNPLSTGLRSDGNADANGAVATAVSPDGKTMLVLTSGYNLNFRNETTGANLTYPVLDPVTGQPSSVTTRKAEWVFVYDISSEQLVKQQQINIPNTYNGIAWAPDGKRFYVSGGIDDRIYVYRQEGNTFVPDAPFILLGHNSNQTAPFPAYDGGLLNGTPADTASGGLVVTGAAVAGLDVSKDGKTLVAANFENDSISVVDTASRKVTQEIKFFTPGSPVATGEFPFWVTVVSNKNGAATKAYVTSQRDDEVLSVNLATAAIVRIPVGEQPNKLLLSKNQSRLYVANGNSDTVSVINTGTDKVVQTISLSRPGDRYRGAIPNSLAFSSDERALFVTLGGENAVAVVDLGPQKEKDNDNDKEKGLLDELFKFGKPEKPAKVVGRIPTGWYPNSVSLNAKGNRLYVVNAKSNAGPNPSNGRTTAAGQARNTTFRNEYNWALEKAGISTIPVPSSFKVLDALSRLVDLNNGFDQRGKEDFMMKFLGHKIKHVVYVVKENRTYDQILGDLPVGNGDPALTLLPQPISPNHHKLALDYVTLDNFYDSGESSGVGWNWSTYAATTDYTEKHQSVLYGNAGFNGLTYDYEGTTRNINPGLPQTSSQPSPITVRVTGLLDPSGQSSILPGSKDVNGPAGSGNWNPNVVGGYLWDAALRAGKTVRNYGFYIDLAYYNTSSGQVDPTKPDPANPLYLPISPTPFASKIPQAPPTVLLDKTDIYFRGYDMKNADIYLFNEWLRDVNVNGLPSLSLVRFPHDHFGNFGNAVAGLRTVETQMADNDYAVGLLVETLSKRPEWKETAVFIIEDDCQDGPDHVDSHRSIAYIISPYTKRKAVVSTRYTTVDFVRTIEDLLGIGYLGLNDANANPMSDVFTKNANLTPYQSVVPGILCKAPVDPALVPACQDPNAPKTAAVQSRHDGDWWANATQEFYFGVEDRLDEEKFNRVLWSGVKGDGAPYPTERSGQDLSQEREKLLANWHNS; this is encoded by the coding sequence ATGGGTGTCGTCGCTTTCTTCTCTGTGGTGGCATTAGGCATCACAGCACTACCGTCAATTAGTTTCCCTCCATCTAATATCCCGGTGAGTAATTTGCCCAATCAGGTTGCAGTTTTACCTACAGGCAAAGTTGTGACTCCAACCGCTGCTCCCGGTTCGAAATTCAACCCGCTATCAACTGGATTACGCAGTGATGGCAATGCAGATGCCAACGGTGCTGTTGCAACAGCGGTTAGCCCAGATGGCAAAACCATGCTGGTATTGACCAGTGGCTATAACCTGAACTTCAGGAATGAAACAACAGGGGCCAACCTGACCTACCCGGTGCTCGATCCTGTCACAGGCCAGCCAAGTTCCGTAACAACCAGAAAGGCGGAATGGGTCTTTGTTTACGACATCAGCTCGGAGCAGTTGGTTAAGCAGCAACAGATTAATATTCCCAATACCTATAACGGAATTGCCTGGGCACCCGATGGGAAGCGGTTCTATGTGTCTGGTGGTATCGACGATCGCATTTATGTCTATCGTCAGGAGGGCAATACCTTCGTGCCCGACGCACCATTCATCCTGCTCGGTCATAACTCCAATCAAACAGCCCCATTTCCTGCTTACGACGGCGGTTTGCTGAACGGCACACCCGCTGACACCGCTTCTGGTGGTCTGGTGGTTACGGGTGCGGCTGTGGCTGGACTGGATGTGAGCAAAGATGGTAAGACCCTGGTGGCTGCTAACTTTGAAAATGATTCCATCTCCGTTGTAGATACAGCTTCCCGAAAAGTAACTCAGGAAATTAAGTTCTTCACTCCAGGGAGCCCTGTAGCTACAGGCGAATTTCCTTTCTGGGTTACTGTTGTCAGTAACAAGAATGGGGCTGCTACCAAAGCCTATGTCACCAGTCAGCGAGATGATGAAGTGCTGTCGGTCAATCTGGCTACTGCTGCGATCGTGCGGATTCCTGTGGGTGAGCAACCGAATAAACTCCTGCTCTCCAAAAACCAGTCTCGCCTGTACGTTGCCAATGGGAATAGTGACACGGTCTCGGTGATTAATACTGGCACAGATAAGGTTGTGCAAACAATCTCGCTTTCACGACCGGGCGATCGCTATCGGGGTGCCATTCCCAACTCTCTGGCTTTCAGTTCCGATGAAAGAGCTTTGTTTGTCACTCTGGGTGGTGAAAATGCCGTCGCTGTTGTGGATCTAGGTCCACAGAAAGAGAAAGACAACGATAACGACAAGGAAAAAGGGTTGCTGGACGAGTTATTCAAGTTTGGCAAACCTGAGAAACCGGCCAAGGTTGTTGGACGGATTCCAACGGGTTGGTATCCCAACTCTGTGAGTCTCAATGCCAAAGGGAACCGACTCTATGTAGTGAATGCGAAAAGTAATGCAGGCCCTAACCCCAGCAATGGCCGTACAACTGCCGCAGGTCAGGCGCGGAATACGACCTTCCGGAACGAGTACAACTGGGCTTTAGAGAAGGCAGGTATCTCGACGATTCCCGTTCCCTCTAGCTTCAAGGTTCTCGATGCTCTGAGCCGTCTGGTGGATCTAAACAATGGGTTTGATCAGCGGGGCAAAGAAGACTTCATGATGAAGTTCTTAGGGCACAAGATCAAGCACGTTGTTTACGTGGTTAAAGAAAATCGTACCTATGACCAGATTCTGGGCGATCTGCCAGTAGGTAATGGAGATCCAGCATTGACCTTGCTGCCTCAGCCTATTTCTCCCAACCATCACAAACTGGCCCTGGATTACGTCACACTGGACAACTTCTATGACAGTGGTGAATCCAGCGGTGTGGGTTGGAACTGGTCAACCTATGCCGCTACCACGGATTACACCGAAAAGCATCAATCCGTCCTGTATGGAAATGCTGGGTTTAACGGCTTAACCTACGACTACGAAGGCACAACTCGGAACATCAATCCCGGCTTACCCCAAACCTCAAGTCAGCCCTCTCCGATTACTGTTCGAGTAACTGGACTGCTTGATCCGTCAGGACAGTCTTCCATTCTGCCCGGTAGCAAGGATGTGAATGGCCCGGCTGGCAGTGGCAATTGGAACCCGAATGTTGTTGGTGGCTACCTGTGGGATGCCGCCCTAAGAGCTGGTAAGACAGTTCGCAACTACGGATTTTACATCGATCTGGCTTACTATAATACTTCCTCTGGTCAGGTTGATCCGACCAAGCCCGATCCGGCCAACCCCCTCTATCTGCCCATCTCGCCGACTCCTTTTGCCAGCAAGATTCCTCAAGCCCCCCCAACCGTTCTGCTGGACAAGACTGATATTTACTTCCGGGGCTATGACATGAAGAATGCCGACATCTACTTATTTAACGAGTGGTTGCGGGATGTGAATGTCAATGGGTTGCCTAGCCTATCTCTGGTTCGGTTTCCCCACGACCACTTTGGTAACTTTGGTAATGCAGTTGCCGGATTAAGAACGGTTGAAACCCAGATGGCCGATAACGATTATGCCGTTGGGTTGCTGGTGGAAACCCTGAGTAAGCGTCCGGAATGGAAAGAAACGGCTGTCTTCATCATTGAGGATGACTGCCAGGATGGTCCTGACCATGTGGATTCTCATCGATCGATCGCCTATATCATCTCGCCCTACACCAAGCGGAAGGCAGTGGTCAGCACCCGGTACACAACCGTTGACTTCGTCCGAACCATAGAAGACCTACTGGGAATTGGCTATCTAGGTCTGAATGATGCCAACGCCAATCCCATGTCTGATGTCTTCACCAAGAATGCCAACCTGACACCTTATCAGTCGGTTGTCCCAGGCATTCTGTGTAAGGCTCCAGTTGATCCGGCGCTGGTTCCTGCCTGCCAGGATCCCAACGCACCTAAGACGGCGGCTGTGCAGTCTCGCCATGATGGCGACTGGTGGGCCAATGCAACACAGGAATTCTACTTTGGTGTAGAAGACAGATTGGATGAGGAAAAGTTCAATCGGGTGTTGTGGTCGGGTGTCAAGGGTGATGGTGCTCCTTACCCAACTGAGCGCAGTGGTCAAGACTTGAGCCAGGAACGGGAGAAGCTATTGGCCAATTGGCATAATAGCTAA
- a CDS encoding iron ABC transporter substrate-binding protein, which translates to MLKQIAQLAVSGLLLGTIVSCTANPPAQDNASQQANAQGSTAPKGQTKKLTVYSGRDEKIMAPLIEKAKQDLKMDIEVRYGDSTELAIALTEEGAKSPADVFYSQDSGALGAVAKNNLTAQLPDTLLKLVDEQFRSPEGNWIGISGRARVIDYNTKLIKPSELPASVMQLTDPKWRGKVGWAPTNGSFQTFVSAMRVLEGETKTLAWLKAMKANGAKSYEGNTAIVEALGRGEISLGLVNNYYLYRFKTKDANFPVALHHTQGDAGALINVAGLAVLKTTDQSSDAEQFVAYMLKPEIQQFITQQFYEYPLVKGIPVAQQQLPLDQLKAPKLDLKKLDDLKGTQKLIQEAGLL; encoded by the coding sequence ATGTTGAAGCAAATTGCACAACTTGCAGTTTCAGGTCTCTTGTTGGGTACGATCGTCAGTTGCACAGCCAACCCGCCTGCTCAGGATAATGCCTCTCAACAGGCGAATGCCCAGGGCTCAACTGCTCCAAAAGGTCAGACCAAAAAGCTGACGGTTTACTCCGGGCGAGATGAGAAAATCATGGCTCCCCTGATTGAGAAGGCAAAACAGGACCTAAAAATGGACATCGAGGTCCGTTATGGAGATTCGACTGAATTGGCGATCGCGCTGACGGAAGAAGGGGCGAAAAGTCCAGCAGATGTCTTCTATTCCCAGGATTCTGGGGCCTTGGGTGCAGTGGCCAAAAATAACCTGACAGCGCAACTCCCTGATACCTTACTGAAACTGGTAGATGAGCAGTTTCGCTCCCCTGAGGGCAATTGGATCGGGATTTCTGGGCGGGCTCGTGTGATTGACTACAACACCAAACTCATTAAGCCCAGCGAACTCCCTGCCAGTGTGATGCAGTTAACCGATCCCAAGTGGCGCGGTAAAGTCGGTTGGGCTCCCACCAATGGGTCCTTCCAGACTTTTGTTAGCGCCATGCGAGTGCTGGAGGGAGAGACTAAAACCCTGGCATGGTTGAAGGCGATGAAGGCCAATGGTGCGAAGAGTTACGAGGGAAATACGGCCATTGTAGAAGCTCTGGGTCGAGGAGAAATTTCCCTGGGGCTTGTGAATAACTACTATCTATATCGCTTCAAAACTAAGGATGCCAACTTCCCCGTGGCCCTTCATCATACGCAGGGTGATGCAGGAGCGTTGATCAATGTGGCGGGTCTGGCTGTTTTGAAAACAACGGATCAATCCAGTGATGCTGAACAGTTTGTTGCCTATATGTTGAAGCCGGAAATCCAGCAATTTATTACACAACAGTTCTACGAGTATCCCCTGGTAAAAGGGATTCCAGTGGCCCAGCAGCAATTGCCCCTAGATCAGTTGAAAGCTCCTAAACTGGATTTGAAAAAATTGGATGACTTGAAAGGAACCCAAAAGTTGATTCAGGAAGCAGGTCTTTTGTAA
- a CDS encoding iron ABC transporter permease has translation MATVALPAVAIILPLAYLILRTLSVSGDQLVALILRHRTIEIILNSAGLAIITPLCATCIAVPIAFLTTRTDLPWRRFWLITTILPLAVPDYVICFALIATFGPKGSLLQHLVEPLGIEVLPEIYGWHGAILALTLITYPYLLLSVQAGLQRMNPSLEEAAQSLGHGPYARFFRIILPQLSPFLATGGLIVAMYALQDFSAATLMRFDAFTRAIFIQYRYTYDRYQPAVLALLLVGLMMSFLWLEHRVRSRAAFFTRTSTLCYTQPLIHLGCWKLPALLFCLVVVLLGLVLPIGVTLFWFIQGLTHQGWSYDMSPFSKLMELTWHSIWAAGWAAVVSTLCGLSVGILAVRFPHGLTTLIERCSYIGFGLPGVVVAFSIVYWGANYAPSFYQTLPMLVFAYLVMFLPQSVGTIRSSLLQVNPQLEDSARSLGRNAWQTFKEVTLPLIAPGVLSGAVLVFLTALKELPATLLLAPIGFNTLSVHIWKSTESVSYSDAAAGALLMLMISLGLTLPLLSQNNLKELPADTIRLRDFD, from the coding sequence GTGGCTACAGTAGCACTGCCTGCAGTAGCGATTATCTTGCCTCTTGCCTATTTGATTCTCCGCACGCTCAGCGTCAGTGGCGATCAATTAGTCGCGCTGATTCTGCGCCATCGCACGATCGAGATCATTCTGAATAGCGCTGGGCTGGCAATCATCACTCCTCTCTGTGCAACCTGCATTGCGGTGCCGATCGCGTTCCTGACCACAAGGACTGATTTACCCTGGCGACGATTCTGGTTAATTACCACGATTCTGCCTCTGGCAGTTCCGGATTATGTTATTTGCTTTGCCCTGATTGCAACTTTTGGGCCTAAAGGTAGCCTGCTGCAACACCTCGTCGAGCCTCTGGGGATTGAGGTTTTGCCAGAAATTTATGGCTGGCATGGGGCGATTCTGGCCCTAACGCTCATTACCTATCCCTATCTCCTCTTGAGCGTACAGGCGGGGTTGCAACGGATGAATCCTTCTCTGGAAGAAGCGGCGCAAAGTCTGGGCCATGGTCCTTATGCCCGCTTCTTTCGCATTATTCTGCCCCAACTCAGTCCCTTCCTGGCTACAGGGGGATTAATCGTCGCCATGTATGCCCTGCAGGATTTTAGTGCAGCCACATTGATGCGTTTTGATGCCTTTACGCGAGCTATCTTCATCCAGTACCGTTACACCTACGATCGCTACCAGCCCGCAGTGCTGGCTTTGCTCCTGGTGGGACTGATGATGTCATTTTTGTGGCTGGAACATCGGGTGCGATCGCGGGCCGCTTTTTTCACCCGAACGTCTACCCTCTGCTACACCCAGCCCCTGATTCACCTGGGATGTTGGAAACTGCCAGCTCTGCTATTTTGTTTGGTGGTTGTCCTGCTGGGTCTGGTTCTTCCCATAGGCGTAACCCTGTTCTGGTTTATTCAGGGCTTGACCCATCAGGGTTGGTCTTACGATATGTCTCCATTTTCTAAATTGATGGAACTGACCTGGCATTCGATTTGGGCAGCAGGCTGGGCAGCAGTTGTTTCCACCCTGTGCGGTCTGTCGGTGGGCATTCTGGCTGTGCGCTTCCCGCATGGGTTGACCACCCTGATCGAGCGTTGTAGCTACATTGGGTTTGGCTTGCCGGGGGTTGTCGTCGCTTTTTCGATCGTCTACTGGGGGGCAAACTATGCGCCGTCCTTTTACCAGACCCTGCCCATGCTAGTCTTCGCTTATCTGGTGATGTTTCTGCCCCAATCCGTGGGGACGATTCGCAGTTCTCTTTTACAGGTGAACCCACAACTGGAAGACTCAGCCCGCAGCCTGGGGAGGAATGCCTGGCAGACCTTCAAGGAAGTGACCTTACCGCTGATTGCGCCAGGAGTTTTGAGTGGTGCCGTGTTAGTATTTCTCACAGCCCTGAAGGAATTACCTGCAACCTTACTGCTAGCCCCGATCGGCTTTAATACCCTATCGGTCCACATTTGGAAATCAACGGAGAGCGTTTCTTACAGTGATGCGGCGGCTGGGGCACTGCTGATGCTCATGATTTCGCTGGGTCTAACCTTACCGCTGTTGTCTCAAAATAATTTGAAGGAATTACCTGCCGATACCATTCGATTAAGGGATTTTGATTAG
- a CDS encoding ABC transporter ATP-binding protein: MILHLENIILQYPHTEIPAVAGVTLTLETGTIMGLLGPSGCGKTTLLRVIAGFERSQAGSVMIAGRLVAGRNTWIPAEQRQVGVVFQEYALFPHLTIAENIAFGLKAVSRSNQQQRVAQLLAIIELEGLEHRYPYELSGGQQQRVALARALAPQPRLILLDEPMSNLDVHVRLRLREELLEVLKTTETSAIFVTHDQQEALSIADQIAVMHQGKLEQIGTPEEIYTQPASRFVAEFVTQANFISAYRHGDYWETEVGCFDTTLPCLIHSSINSGVAELVIREEDWILQPDPDASVIVRTRHFLGREYRYCLETLSGRKIYARTSLDVALSPTTPVRLLINRL, translated from the coding sequence GTGATTTTGCATCTAGAGAACATCATACTACAATACCCCCATACCGAAATTCCAGCAGTGGCAGGGGTGACCTTAACACTGGAAACGGGCACCATTATGGGATTGTTGGGGCCATCAGGTTGCGGCAAAACAACCTTGCTTAGGGTGATTGCCGGATTTGAGCGATCGCAGGCAGGTAGTGTGATGATTGCAGGGCGGCTGGTTGCGGGTCGAAATACCTGGATACCCGCTGAGCAACGCCAGGTTGGTGTGGTCTTTCAAGAGTATGCTTTGTTCCCCCATCTCACGATCGCTGAGAACATTGCCTTTGGGTTAAAAGCAGTCAGTCGGAGCAATCAGCAGCAAAGAGTGGCTCAACTGCTGGCAATCATTGAATTGGAAGGGCTAGAACACCGTTATCCCTATGAACTATCCGGTGGACAGCAGCAAAGAGTGGCCTTGGCTCGCGCTCTGGCTCCTCAACCCAGGTTGATTCTGTTAGACGAGCCCATGAGTAATCTGGATGTGCATGTCCGGTTGAGATTACGGGAAGAGTTGTTGGAGGTTCTCAAAACCACAGAAACTTCAGCCATTTTTGTCACCCATGACCAGCAGGAAGCATTGTCGATCGCAGATCAGATTGCAGTCATGCACCAGGGAAAGTTGGAGCAGATTGGCACCCCTGAAGAAATTTATACCCAGCCAGCTTCCCGTTTTGTGGCTGAGTTTGTAACTCAAGCTAATTTTATCTCGGCCTATCGCCATGGTGATTATTGGGAAACAGAAGTGGGTTGTTTTGATACCACCCTGCCCTGTTTAATTCATTCATCGATAAACTCTGGGGTTGCGGAGCTGGTCATTCGCGAGGAAGATTGGATTCTGCAACCAGATCCTGATGCATCAGTTATTGTCAGAACTCGACATTTTTTAGGCCGGGAATATCGCTACTGTTTGGAAACATTATCCGGCAGAAAAATATACGCCCGTACATCCCTTGACGTTGCTTTGTCCCCAACCACCCCAGTTCGGCTTCTAATTAACCGTTTATAA